One genomic window of Cricetulus griseus strain 17A/GY chromosome 3, alternate assembly CriGri-PICRH-1.0, whole genome shotgun sequence includes the following:
- the Nfkb2 gene encoding nuclear factor NF-kappa-B p100 subunit isoform X3: MDRCYDPGLDGIPDYDDFEFSPSIVEPKDPAPETADGPYLVIVEQPKQRGFRFRYGCEGPSHGGLPGASSEKGRKTYPTVKICNYEGPAKIEVDLVTHSDPPRAHAHSLVGKQCSELGVCAVSVGPKDMTAQFNNLGVLHVTKKNMMEIMIQKLQRQRLRSSPQGLTEAERRELEQEAKELKKVMDLSIVRLRFSAFLRASDGSFSLPLKPVISQPIHDSKSPGASNLKISRMDKTAGSVRGGDEVYLLCDKVQKDDIEVRFYEDDENGWQAFGDFSPTDVHKQYAIVFRTPPYHKMKIERPVTVFLQLKRKRGGDVSDSKQFTYYPLVEDKEEVQRKRRKALPTFSQPFGGGSHMGGGSGGSAGGYGGAGGGGSLGFFPSLTYSPYQSGAAPMGCYQGGGGGAQMAGSGRGVDAGEVAKDPKDPSAAPEVPQGEPPALDALQRAREYNARLFGLAQRSARALLDYGVTADARALLAGQRHLLTAQDENGDTPLHLAIIHGQTGVIEQIAHVICHAQYLGVINLTNHLHQTPLHLAVITGQTRVVSFLLQVGADPTLLDRHGDSAVHLALRAGAEALGLLQVLLHSGAHAVPQILHMPDFAGLYPVHLAVHARSPECLDLLVDRGAEVEAAERQGGRTPLHLATEMEELGLVTHLITKLHANVNARTFAGNTPLHLAAGLGSPTLTRLLLKAGADIHAENGEPLCPLPSPPTSGSDSDSEGPERDTQRNFRGHTPLDLTCSTKVKTLLLNAAKSTMEPPLTPPSPAGPGLSLGDAALQNLEQLLDGPEAQGSWAELAERLGLRSLVDTYRKTPSPSGSLLRSYKLAGGDLGDLLKALKDMGIHEGVKLLEGPETRDKLPSTEAKEDSAYGSQSVEQEAEKLCPPPEPPGGLCHGHPQPQVH; this comes from the exons ATGGACAGATGCTACGACCCA GGTCTGGATGGCATCCCCGACTATGATGACTTTGAATTCAGCCCCTCCATTGTGGAGCCCAAGGATCCAGCCCCAGAGACAG CTGATGGCCCCTATCTGGTGATTGTGGAGCAGCCCAAGCAG CGGGGCTTCAGATTTCGATACGGCTGTGAGGGCCCCTCCCATGGAGGCCTACCAGGTGCCTCCAGTGAGAAGGGCCGGAAGACCTACCCTACTGTCAAG ATCTGTAACTATGAGGGACCAGCCAAGATTGAGGTGGACCTGGTAACACACAGTGACCCACCTCGTGCGCATGCCCACAGTCTGGTGGGCAAGCAGTGCTCAGAGCTGGGGGTCTGCGCTGTGTCTGTAGGACCCAAGGACATGACTGCTCA gtTTAATAATCTGGGTGTCCTGCACGTAACCAAGAAGAACATGATGGAGATTATGATTCAGAAACTTCAAAGGCAGCGGCTTCGTTCCAGTCCGCAGGGCCTTACAG AGGCTGAGCGGAGGGAGCTGGAGCAGGAGGCCAAGGAGCTGAAGAAAGTAATGGACCTGAGCATCGTTCGGCTGCGCTTCTCCGCTTTCCTCCGAGCTAGCGATGGCTCCTTCTCCTTGCCTCTGAAGCCAGTTATCTCCCAGCCCATCCATGACAGCA AGTCTCCAGGGGCCTCAAACCTGAAGATTTCCCGAATGGACAAAACAGCAGGTTCTGTGCGTGGTGGTGATGAAGTTTATTTGCTTTGTGATAAGGTGCagaaag ATGACATTGAGGTTCGGTTCTATGAGGATGACGAGAATGGGTGGCAAGCCTTTGGGGACTTCTCTCCTACAGACGTTCATAAACAG tATGCCATTGTGTTCCGGACACCGCCGTATCACAAGATGAAGATAGAGAGACCTGTGACGGTGTTCCTGCAGCTGAAACGCAAGCGTGGGGGGGACGTCTCCGACTCCAAACAGTTCACCTATTACCCTCTGGTGGAAG ACAAGGAGGAAGTGCAGCGGAAGCGGAGGAAGGCCTTGCCCACCTTCTCCCAACCCTTCGGGGGCGGATCCCACATGGGTGGGGGTTCTGGGGGCTCTGCTGGGGGTTATGGAGGCGCTGGAGGAG GTGGCAGCCTCGGCTTTTTCCCCTCCTTGACCTACAGCCCCTACCAGTCCGGCGCGGCCCCAATGGGCTGCTACCAGGGTGGCGGGGGCGGAGCGCAGATGGCCGGCTCAGGGCGGGGCGTGGATGCCGGGGAGGTGGCCAAAGATCCGAAAGATCCGAGCGCGGCCCCCGAGGTCCCCCAGGGCGAGCCGCCGGCCCTAGACGCGCTGCAGCGAG CTCGCGAGTACAACGCGCGCCTGTTCGGTCTGGCGCAGCGCAGCGCCCGAGCGTTGCTGGACTACGGCGTCACCGCCGACGCGCGCGCTCTGCTGGCGGGACAGCGCCACCTGCTGACGGCCCAGGATGAGAACGGAGACAC GCCACTGCACCTGGCCATTATCCATGGGCAGACTGGAGTCATTGAGCAGATAGCCCATGTCATCTGTCATGCCCAGTACCTTGGGGTCATCAACCTCACTAACCACCTGCACCAG acACCTCTGCACCTAGCAGTAATCACTGGGCAGACAAGGGTGGTGAGCTTCCTGCTGCAGGTGGGTGCAGACCCCACACTGCTGGATCGACATGGAGACTCGGCTGTGCACCTGGCTCTGCGGGCAGGTGCTGAAGCCCTAGGCCTGTTGCAGGTGCTGTTGCATAGTGGGGCCCATGCTGTGCCCCAAATATTGCACATGCCTGATTTTGCAG GACTATATCCAGTACACCTGGCAGTGCATGCCCGGAGCCCCGAGTGCCTCGATCTGCTAGTTGACAGAGGAGCTGAAGTGGAGGCAGCAGAGAGGCAAGGGGGCCGAACACCCCTGCATCTAGCCACAGAGATGGAGGAGCTGGGTTTGGTCACCCATCTGATTACCAAG CTCCATGCTAACGTGAACGCCCGGACATTTGCTGGAAACACACCCCTCCACCTGGCAGCTGGACTTGGATCCCCAACCCTCACTCGCCTCCTCCTAAAGGCTG GTGCTGACATCCATGCAGAGAACGGGGAGCCTCTGTGCCCTCTGCCCTCACCCCCCACCTCTGGGAGCGACTCTGACTCTGAAGGGCCTGAGAGGGATACCCAAAGAAACTTCCGGGGGCATACACCTCTCGACCTCACGTGCAGCACCAAG GTGAAGACTCTGCTGCTAAATGCTGCTAAGAGCACCATGGAGCCACCCCTGACCCCACCCAGCCCTGCAG GGCCAGGGTTGTCACTCGGGGATGCAGCCCTGCAGAACCTGGAGCAGCTGCTAGATGGGCCAGAAGCCCAGGGCAGCTGGGCAGAACTGGCAGAGCGACTGGGGCTGAGAAGTCTGGTGGACACATACAGGAAGACCCCCTCACCCAGTGGCAGCCTCCTGCGTAGTTACAAG CT
- the Nfkb2 gene encoding nuclear factor NF-kappa-B p100 subunit isoform X2, whose protein sequence is MDRCYDPGLDGIPDYDDFEFSPSIVEPKDPAPETADGPYLVIVEQPKQRGFRFRYGCEGPSHGGLPGASSEKGRKTYPTVKICNYEGPAKIEVDLVTHSDPPRAHAHSLVGKQCSELGVCAVSVGPKDMTAQFNNLGVLHVTKKNMMEIMIQKLQRQRLRSSPQGLTEAERRELEQEAKELKKVMDLSIVRLRFSAFLRASDGSFSLPLKPVISQPIHDSKSPGASNLKISRMDKTAGSVRGGDEVYLLCDKVQKDDIEVRFYEDDENGWQAFGDFSPTDVHKQYAIVFRTPPYHKMKIERPVTVFLQLKRKRGGDVSDSKQFTYYPLVEDKEEVQRKRRKALPTFSQPFGGGSHMGGGSGGSAGGYGGAGGGGSLGFFPSLTYSPYQSGAAPMGCYQGGGGGAQMAGSGRGVDAGEVAKDPKDPSAAPEVPQGEPPALDALQRAREYNARLFGLAQRSARALLDYGVTADARALLAGQRHLLTAQDENGDTPLHLAIIHGQTGVIEQIAHVICHAQYLGVINLTNHLHQTPLHLAVITGQTRVVSFLLQVGADPTLLDRHGDSAVHLALRAGAEALGLLQVLLHSGAHAVPQILHMPDFAGLYPVHLAVHARSPECLDLLVDRGAEVEAAERQGGRTPLHLATEMEELGLVTHLITKLHANVNARTFAGNTPLHLAAGLGSPTLTRLLLKAGADIHAENGEPLCPLPSPPTSGSDSDSEGPERDTQRNFRGHTPLDLTCSTKVKTLLLNAAKSTMEPPLTPPSPAGPGLSLGDAALQNLEQLLDGPEAQGSWAELAERLGLRSLVDTYRKTPSPSGSLLRSYKLAGGDLGDLLKALKDMGIHEGVKLLEGPETRDKLPSTAEAKEDSAYGSQSVEQEAEKLCPPPEPPGGLCHGHPQPQVH, encoded by the exons ATGGACAGATGCTACGACCCA GGTCTGGATGGCATCCCCGACTATGATGACTTTGAATTCAGCCCCTCCATTGTGGAGCCCAAGGATCCAGCCCCAGAGACAG CTGATGGCCCCTATCTGGTGATTGTGGAGCAGCCCAAGCAG CGGGGCTTCAGATTTCGATACGGCTGTGAGGGCCCCTCCCATGGAGGCCTACCAGGTGCCTCCAGTGAGAAGGGCCGGAAGACCTACCCTACTGTCAAG ATCTGTAACTATGAGGGACCAGCCAAGATTGAGGTGGACCTGGTAACACACAGTGACCCACCTCGTGCGCATGCCCACAGTCTGGTGGGCAAGCAGTGCTCAGAGCTGGGGGTCTGCGCTGTGTCTGTAGGACCCAAGGACATGACTGCTCA gtTTAATAATCTGGGTGTCCTGCACGTAACCAAGAAGAACATGATGGAGATTATGATTCAGAAACTTCAAAGGCAGCGGCTTCGTTCCAGTCCGCAGGGCCTTACAG AGGCTGAGCGGAGGGAGCTGGAGCAGGAGGCCAAGGAGCTGAAGAAAGTAATGGACCTGAGCATCGTTCGGCTGCGCTTCTCCGCTTTCCTCCGAGCTAGCGATGGCTCCTTCTCCTTGCCTCTGAAGCCAGTTATCTCCCAGCCCATCCATGACAGCA AGTCTCCAGGGGCCTCAAACCTGAAGATTTCCCGAATGGACAAAACAGCAGGTTCTGTGCGTGGTGGTGATGAAGTTTATTTGCTTTGTGATAAGGTGCagaaag ATGACATTGAGGTTCGGTTCTATGAGGATGACGAGAATGGGTGGCAAGCCTTTGGGGACTTCTCTCCTACAGACGTTCATAAACAG tATGCCATTGTGTTCCGGACACCGCCGTATCACAAGATGAAGATAGAGAGACCTGTGACGGTGTTCCTGCAGCTGAAACGCAAGCGTGGGGGGGACGTCTCCGACTCCAAACAGTTCACCTATTACCCTCTGGTGGAAG ACAAGGAGGAAGTGCAGCGGAAGCGGAGGAAGGCCTTGCCCACCTTCTCCCAACCCTTCGGGGGCGGATCCCACATGGGTGGGGGTTCTGGGGGCTCTGCTGGGGGTTATGGAGGCGCTGGAGGAG GTGGCAGCCTCGGCTTTTTCCCCTCCTTGACCTACAGCCCCTACCAGTCCGGCGCGGCCCCAATGGGCTGCTACCAGGGTGGCGGGGGCGGAGCGCAGATGGCCGGCTCAGGGCGGGGCGTGGATGCCGGGGAGGTGGCCAAAGATCCGAAAGATCCGAGCGCGGCCCCCGAGGTCCCCCAGGGCGAGCCGCCGGCCCTAGACGCGCTGCAGCGAG CTCGCGAGTACAACGCGCGCCTGTTCGGTCTGGCGCAGCGCAGCGCCCGAGCGTTGCTGGACTACGGCGTCACCGCCGACGCGCGCGCTCTGCTGGCGGGACAGCGCCACCTGCTGACGGCCCAGGATGAGAACGGAGACAC GCCACTGCACCTGGCCATTATCCATGGGCAGACTGGAGTCATTGAGCAGATAGCCCATGTCATCTGTCATGCCCAGTACCTTGGGGTCATCAACCTCACTAACCACCTGCACCAG acACCTCTGCACCTAGCAGTAATCACTGGGCAGACAAGGGTGGTGAGCTTCCTGCTGCAGGTGGGTGCAGACCCCACACTGCTGGATCGACATGGAGACTCGGCTGTGCACCTGGCTCTGCGGGCAGGTGCTGAAGCCCTAGGCCTGTTGCAGGTGCTGTTGCATAGTGGGGCCCATGCTGTGCCCCAAATATTGCACATGCCTGATTTTGCAG GACTATATCCAGTACACCTGGCAGTGCATGCCCGGAGCCCCGAGTGCCTCGATCTGCTAGTTGACAGAGGAGCTGAAGTGGAGGCAGCAGAGAGGCAAGGGGGCCGAACACCCCTGCATCTAGCCACAGAGATGGAGGAGCTGGGTTTGGTCACCCATCTGATTACCAAG CTCCATGCTAACGTGAACGCCCGGACATTTGCTGGAAACACACCCCTCCACCTGGCAGCTGGACTTGGATCCCCAACCCTCACTCGCCTCCTCCTAAAGGCTG GTGCTGACATCCATGCAGAGAACGGGGAGCCTCTGTGCCCTCTGCCCTCACCCCCCACCTCTGGGAGCGACTCTGACTCTGAAGGGCCTGAGAGGGATACCCAAAGAAACTTCCGGGGGCATACACCTCTCGACCTCACGTGCAGCACCAAG GTGAAGACTCTGCTGCTAAATGCTGCTAAGAGCACCATGGAGCCACCCCTGACCCCACCCAGCCCTGCAG GGCCAGGGTTGTCACTCGGGGATGCAGCCCTGCAGAACCTGGAGCAGCTGCTAGATGGGCCAGAAGCCCAGGGCAGCTGGGCAGAACTGGCAGAGCGACTGGGGCTGAGAAGTCTGGTGGACACATACAGGAAGACCCCCTCACCCAGTGGCAGCCTCCTGCGTAGTTACAAG CT